One Aster yellows witches'-broom phytoplasma AYWB DNA segment encodes these proteins:
- a CDS encoding multidrug transporter: MTKNKLINKKDKISRFVLEGNLLKALWIISFPIVVFNVFKACFGSVDTFFAAGLPEGVQSYIQFSKSAQSIVEAVGVCLGITGVALISREVGKNKNIKSLKARKIASSVFVLLFVVSLIVACVMIGFSSPICGLFLKEKLINGVSMPITTEEKNLCINAFRLQMLGTILAAINVFFLGTERILGKLKKILVLNCIMMGLKIGLSTLCFGIKGIGLEALCPNVLGLQTASCLAYLSITMVAFFTLFNKKNPLFLSLGDFSFKTFLQDKKLLKTILKLSITLTLGKFIYEGGRMFTLFMVDSTYDKPFLAGTPFEFKGLGGLGAIGVADSIITLFAQISFSLKEGQLMIVSENLGNKNNKRAIKTLILTSLCCFLVFAVMYLICAPKEYWGLGFGDDLCLFFKNLGKAEKDQMTLNMLHEKNPGFKSFLLGALLTTGLLTTQLEVFSTFLIAAKQPKYDLFLSFGRVFLFRIPALYFFRNVWLGNEEKTSIKINNAYGFANFSANCIMLMFMVFVCVRFVYKLKKEKKPKNFK, translated from the coding sequence ATGACGAAAAACAAATTAATTAATAAAAAAGATAAAATAAGTAGGTTTGTTTTGGAGGGAAACTTATTAAAAGCTTTATGGATTATTTCTTTTCCTATTGTTGTTTTTAATGTTTTTAAAGCTTGTTTCGGTAGTGTTGATACTTTTTTTGCAGCTGGTCTACCAGAAGGAGTTCAAAGCTACATTCAATTTTCCAAATCTGCTCAAAGCATTGTAGAAGCAGTAGGGGTTTGTTTAGGGATTACAGGAGTTGCATTAATTTCACGCGAAGTGGGCAAAAACAAAAATATCAAATCTTTAAAAGCTCGTAAAATAGCATCTAGCGTTTTTGTTTTATTATTCGTAGTAAGTTTGATTGTAGCTTGTGTTATGATTGGTTTCTCAAGTCCTATTTGTGGTCTTTTTTTAAAAGAAAAATTAATTAACGGAGTGTCAATGCCAATCACAACAGAGGAAAAAAACCTTTGCATTAACGCTTTTAGATTACAAATGTTGGGAACTATTTTAGCCGCTATTAATGTTTTCTTTTTAGGAACTGAAAGAATTTTGGGAAAACTTAAAAAAATTTTGGTTCTAAACTGTATTATGATGGGTTTAAAAATTGGATTAAGCACTTTATGTTTTGGCATTAAAGGAATTGGTTTAGAAGCATTGTGTCCCAACGTTTTGGGGTTGCAAACAGCTTCATGTCTTGCTTATTTATCTATTACAATGGTTGCTTTTTTCACTCTTTTTAACAAAAAAAATCCTTTATTTTTAAGTTTAGGTGATTTTTCTTTTAAAACTTTTTTACAAGACAAAAAATTACTTAAAACTATTTTGAAATTAAGTATTACTTTAACATTAGGAAAATTTATTTATGAAGGCGGAAGAATGTTTACCTTATTTATGGTAGATAGCACATATGATAAACCATTTTTAGCTGGAACGCCTTTCGAATTTAAAGGTTTGGGCGGCTTAGGTGCAATTGGAGTTGCTGATAGCATCATTACTTTATTTGCTCAAATATCTTTTTCGTTAAAAGAAGGGCAATTAATGATTGTTTCTGAAAACTTAGGAAACAAAAATAACAAAAGAGCGATTAAAACTTTAATTCTTACCTCATTGTGTTGTTTTTTAGTATTTGCAGTTATGTATTTAATTTGTGCTCCTAAAGAATATTGGGGACTTGGTTTTGGTGATGATTTATGCTTATTTTTTAAAAATTTAGGTAAAGCAGAAAAAGACCAAATGACATTAAATATGTTGCATGAAAAAAACCCAGGATTTAAATCTTTTTTGTTAGGTGCTCTTTTAACAACTGGTCTATTAACTACACAATTAGAAGTTTTTTCTACTTTTTTAATTGCAGCTAAACAACCTAAATATGATTTATTTTTAAGTTTTGGTCGTGTTTTTCTTTTTAGAATACCTGCCCTTTATTTCTTTAGAAATGTTTGGCTTGGAAATGAAGAAAAAACAAGCATTAAAATAAATAATGCATATGGATTTGCCAATTTCAGTGCTAATTGCATTATGTTGATGTTTATGGTTTTTGTATGTGTTCGTTTTGTGTATAAATTAAAAAAAGAAAAGAAACCAAAAAATTTCAAATAA